One stretch of Corallococcus soli DNA includes these proteins:
- the larE gene encoding ATP-dependent sacrificial sulfur transferase LarE — protein MLSPEQIQALCDASRPKLEAMRESLRAHGSALVAFSGGVDSTFVLKVAVEVLGERALALTALSASVAPEEEQEARELAARLGARHVVVSSNELANPSYAANPTNRCYFCKTELYDLCEAKRAELGLSVVLDGFNADDFKDHRPGHKAAKEHKVVSPLAQAGLTKDEIRAWSRALGLPTWDKPQMACLASRIPYGTSVTRDRLLQIAAAESELRTLGFRQFRVRYHQDVARIELDAVEYPRFFEAAVRERINGAFKSLGFKFVALDLEPFRSGRLNEAAGITPTTATGGQGKPEGFPLPVVG, from the coding sequence ATGCTGAGCCCCGAGCAGATCCAGGCACTGTGTGACGCGTCCCGCCCCAAGCTGGAGGCGATGCGTGAGTCCCTGCGCGCGCACGGCAGCGCCCTGGTGGCGTTCTCCGGCGGCGTGGACTCCACCTTCGTCCTCAAGGTCGCGGTGGAGGTGCTGGGCGAGCGCGCCCTGGCCCTCACCGCCCTGTCCGCCTCCGTCGCCCCGGAGGAGGAGCAGGAGGCGCGCGAGCTGGCGGCCCGGCTGGGTGCCCGGCACGTCGTCGTCTCCAGCAACGAGCTGGCGAACCCCAGCTACGCCGCCAACCCCACCAACCGCTGCTACTTCTGCAAGACGGAGCTGTACGACCTCTGCGAGGCGAAGCGCGCGGAGTTGGGTCTGTCGGTGGTGCTGGACGGCTTCAACGCGGACGACTTCAAGGATCACCGCCCGGGCCACAAGGCGGCGAAGGAGCACAAGGTCGTGTCGCCCCTGGCCCAGGCCGGGCTCACCAAGGATGAGATCCGCGCCTGGAGCCGCGCGCTGGGGCTGCCCACCTGGGACAAGCCGCAGATGGCGTGCCTGGCGTCGCGCATCCCCTACGGCACGTCGGTGACGCGCGACCGGCTGCTGCAGATCGCCGCCGCGGAGTCGGAGCTGCGCACCCTGGGCTTCCGGCAGTTCCGCGTGCGCTACCACCAGGACGTGGCGCGCATTGAACTGGACGCCGTGGAGTACCCGCGCTTCTTCGAGGCCGCGGTGCGCGAGCGGATCAACGGCGCCTTCAAGTCGCTGGGCTTCAAGTTCGTGGCGCTGGATCTGGAGCCCTTCCGCTCCGGCCGGCTCAACGAGGCCGCCGGCATCACCCCCACGACCGCCACGGGCGGGCAGGGGAAGCCTGAGGGCTTCCCGCTCCCGGTGGTGGGGTGA
- a CDS encoding ubiquitin-like small modifier protein 1 translates to MATIRIPTPMRTLTRNQSEVQASGSTVGEVLRDLDARYPGMGARVFDERGAVRRYVNVFLNEEDVRALQSLETPVKDTDRLSLIPAMAGG, encoded by the coding sequence ATGGCCACGATTCGCATTCCCACCCCCATGCGCACCCTGACGCGCAACCAGTCCGAGGTGCAGGCCTCGGGCAGCACCGTGGGCGAGGTGCTGCGCGACCTGGACGCGCGCTACCCCGGCATGGGTGCCCGGGTCTTCGACGAGCGCGGGGCGGTGCGCCGCTACGTGAACGTCTTCCTCAACGAGGAGGACGTGCGCGCGCTCCAGTCGCTGGAGACGCCGGTGAAGGACACGGACCGGCTCTCCCTCATCCCCGCCATGGCGGGAGGCTGA
- a CDS encoding AgmX/PglI C-terminal domain-containing protein, with amino-acid sequence MLARQQELAVDSDVQWLFRQGDLVLGPITASQVVEKLYTGELTPDSPVAPAGERDFRTLRDTAAFQVHIARFEAQGRVAATMLVEQAKNQRRVKVLGGVAVGVALLLGVVGWYLARNMAVHGLFGEGEEGDGITMDPPTIRLARSRAGDEDLFAYPSNDPRRPDRPASTGTGTAAKPASTAAGTAVASATSRPPRTGSVSTDPDGLEMAQQFDQGAINRVVAGNRNTLFRCFKEEAERTPGLAAKIPMEFVIGNDGRVAKLWVDNPQFKQGPLYDCLFTELKKWPFKSYDGERATVGLSFNIGKRG; translated from the coding sequence ATGCTGGCCCGACAACAAGAACTCGCGGTGGACAGTGATGTGCAGTGGCTTTTCCGCCAGGGCGACCTGGTGCTGGGGCCCATCACGGCGTCCCAGGTGGTCGAAAAGCTCTACACGGGGGAGCTGACCCCGGACAGCCCGGTGGCCCCCGCCGGCGAGCGGGACTTCCGCACGTTGCGGGACACCGCCGCCTTCCAGGTGCACATCGCGCGCTTTGAGGCCCAGGGCCGCGTCGCCGCGACGATGCTCGTCGAGCAGGCGAAGAACCAGCGCCGGGTGAAGGTGCTGGGCGGGGTCGCCGTGGGCGTGGCGCTGCTCCTGGGCGTCGTGGGCTGGTACCTGGCGCGCAACATGGCCGTACACGGCCTGTTCGGGGAAGGGGAGGAGGGCGACGGCATCACCATGGATCCGCCCACCATCCGCCTGGCCCGCTCGCGCGCGGGGGACGAGGACCTGTTCGCCTACCCGTCCAACGACCCGCGCCGCCCGGACCGCCCCGCGAGCACCGGGACGGGGACGGCCGCGAAGCCCGCGAGCACCGCTGCGGGCACCGCCGTGGCCAGCGCCACCAGCCGTCCGCCCCGGACGGGCAGCGTGTCCACCGACCCCGACGGTCTGGAGATGGCCCAGCAGTTCGACCAGGGGGCCATCAACCGCGTGGTGGCCGGCAACCGCAACACGCTCTTCCGCTGCTTCAAGGAAGAGGCCGAGCGCACGCCGGGCCTGGCCGCGAAGATTCCGATGGAGTTCGTCATCGGCAACGACGGGCGGGTGGCGAAGCTGTGGGTGGACAACCCCCAGTTCAAGCAGGGCCCCCTCTACGACTGCCTCTTCACGGAGCTGAAGAAGTGGCCCTTCAAGTCCTACGACGGCGAGCGCGCGACCGTGGGGCTATCGTTCAATATCGGCAAGCGCGGGTAG
- a CDS encoding HesA/MoeB/ThiF family protein: MHGHADTDHHARIPHATRIERSRVLVVGAGGLGCPASLALAQGGVGHLTLVDPDRVDVTNLHRQLWHRAGDVGRFKAESAAAGLLRAFPALSVEALPERLDANNAEALFRAHDLVVDATDGVATKFFLSDAAVLTGVPLVYGGVLRMQGQALRIDPGGPCLRCLYEDVPAADAVPTCAQAGVLGSMAGLIGAVQALLALELLAGAAGRTRGEATLHVLDGATLEGRTVKVTRAPDCPGCGIQSLPPFPSSQEDTACPT, encoded by the coding sequence ATGCACGGCCACGCCGATACCGACCACCACGCGCGCATCCCCCACGCCACCCGCATCGAGCGCTCCCGCGTGCTGGTGGTGGGGGCGGGCGGTCTGGGCTGTCCGGCGTCGCTGGCGTTGGCGCAGGGCGGCGTGGGCCACCTGACCCTGGTGGATCCGGACCGGGTGGACGTGACGAACCTGCACCGCCAGCTCTGGCACCGCGCCGGGGACGTGGGCCGCTTCAAGGCCGAGTCCGCCGCCGCCGGCCTGCTGCGCGCCTTCCCTGCCTTGAGCGTGGAGGCCCTGCCGGAACGGCTGGACGCGAACAACGCGGAGGCGCTCTTCCGCGCGCACGACCTGGTCGTGGACGCCACGGACGGGGTGGCCACCAAGTTCTTCCTGTCGGACGCGGCGGTGCTCACCGGCGTGCCCCTGGTGTACGGCGGCGTGCTGCGCATGCAGGGGCAGGCCCTGCGCATCGACCCGGGCGGGCCGTGCCTGCGCTGCCTCTATGAGGACGTGCCCGCGGCGGACGCGGTGCCCACCTGCGCGCAGGCGGGCGTGCTGGGCTCGATGGCGGGGCTCATCGGCGCGGTGCAGGCGCTGCTCGCGCTGGAGCTGCTGGCGGGCGCGGCCGGCCGGACGCGGGGCGAGGCGACGCTGCACGTGCTCGATGGCGCGACGCTGGAGGGGCGCACGGTGAAGGTGACGCGCGCGCCGGACTGCCCGGGGTGCGGCATCCAGTCGCTGCCCCCGTTCCCCTCGTCCCAGGAGGACACCGCATGCCCGACGTGA
- a CDS encoding Hsp70 family protein, which produces MHKEPIIGIDLGTTNSCAAIVEDSGNVKLIPYKGGEYTIPSIFAIDDKGNELIGFEAKRQWQLNPRNTVYGAKRLVGRPFGSDVVDTMKKVVAYNMRPGPKNEVTLDVGKKEFTLQEISAKILGKIREVASNYLKMPIKRAVVTVPAYFNDRQRQSVKDAGKLIDLEVVRIINEPTAAALAYGVGKGLAEKVVIYDLGGGTFDVSIIEIRDRVFEVKSTGGDVFLGGIDFDNAIIHHVLKDFAAKTGIDLATDPVAMQRIKDLAERTKIDLSAREEVPFNIPFITMTAQGQPLNIEMKFTRKMLEQLTNQLVDRSLQMVARVLVDSGLSTKDIDEVMLVGGQTRMPIVQDRLTKFFGKPPSKGVHPDEAVAIGAALYAHSLQDDTNLRIQLLDVIPMAIGLERGDGGFHVVFPRNASIPNAKQLLATTSVDNQTELAMRIYQGDHDVVARNDMLGEFTFSGIPPSKAGTVNVEIIFDVNVEGILTMKAKDPVSGREMKTTVRVTQS; this is translated from the coding sequence ATGCACAAGGAGCCCATCATCGGCATCGACCTCGGCACGACGAACTCGTGCGCGGCGATCGTCGAGGACAGCGGGAACGTCAAGCTCATCCCCTACAAGGGCGGCGAGTACACCATCCCCTCCATCTTCGCCATCGACGACAAGGGCAACGAGCTCATCGGCTTCGAGGCGAAGCGCCAGTGGCAGCTCAACCCGCGCAACACCGTCTACGGTGCCAAGCGTCTGGTGGGCCGCCCCTTCGGCAGTGACGTCGTCGACACGATGAAGAAGGTCGTGGCGTACAACATGCGCCCCGGCCCGAAGAACGAAGTCACCCTGGACGTGGGCAAGAAGGAGTTCACCCTCCAGGAGATCAGCGCCAAGATCCTGGGGAAGATCCGCGAGGTCGCCTCCAACTACCTGAAGATGCCGATCAAGCGGGCGGTGGTGACGGTGCCCGCCTACTTCAATGATCGGCAGCGCCAGTCGGTGAAGGACGCCGGCAAGCTCATCGACCTGGAGGTGGTGCGCATCATCAACGAGCCCACCGCGGCGGCGCTCGCCTACGGCGTGGGCAAGGGGCTGGCGGAGAAGGTCGTCATCTACGACCTGGGCGGCGGCACCTTCGACGTCTCCATCATCGAAATCCGCGACCGCGTCTTCGAGGTGAAGTCCACCGGCGGCGACGTGTTCCTGGGCGGCATCGACTTCGACAACGCCATCATCCACCACGTCCTCAAGGACTTCGCGGCCAAGACGGGCATCGACCTGGCCACGGATCCGGTGGCCATGCAGCGCATCAAGGACCTGGCCGAGCGCACCAAGATTGACTTGTCCGCGCGCGAGGAGGTCCCCTTCAACATCCCCTTCATCACGATGACGGCGCAGGGCCAGCCCCTGAACATCGAGATGAAGTTCACGCGCAAGATGCTGGAGCAGCTGACGAACCAGCTGGTGGACCGCAGCCTCCAGATGGTCGCGCGCGTGCTGGTGGACTCCGGCCTGTCCACCAAGGACATCGACGAGGTGATGCTCGTGGGCGGCCAGACGCGCATGCCCATCGTGCAGGACCGGCTCACCAAGTTCTTCGGCAAGCCGCCCAGCAAGGGCGTCCACCCGGACGAGGCCGTCGCCATTGGCGCCGCGCTCTACGCGCACTCGCTCCAGGACGACACCAACCTGCGCATCCAGCTGTTGGACGTGATCCCCATGGCCATTGGCCTGGAGCGCGGCGACGGCGGCTTCCACGTCGTCTTCCCGCGCAACGCGTCCATCCCCAACGCGAAGCAGCTCCTGGCCACCACCAGCGTGGACAACCAGACGGAGCTGGCCATGCGCATCTACCAGGGCGACCACGACGTGGTGGCGCGCAACGACATGCTGGGCGAGTTCACCTTCTCCGGCATCCCGCCGTCCAAGGCCGGCACGGTGAACGTGGAGATCATCTTCGACGTGAACGTGGAGGGCATCCTCACCATGAAGGCGAAGGACCCCGTCTCCGGCCGCGAGATGAAGACCACCGTGCGCGTCACCCAGAGCTGA
- the clpX gene encoding ATP-dependent Clp protease ATP-binding subunit ClpX, giving the protein MKKEHHVNLSCSFCGKSQREVRKLIAGPTVYICDECIKLCNDIIADENEREEGKPQVSLPTPLEIKAFLDDYVIGQDQAKKVLSVAVYNHYKRIYQKKPAARPRPGVKSPTGEEVELQKSNILLIGPTGSGKTLLAQSLARFLNVPFTIADATSLTEAGYVGEDVENIIQNLLHNADYDVEKAARGIVYIDEIDKIARKGDMPSATRDVGGEGVQQALLKIIEGTRANVTPRGGKKYNQQEYVQVDTTNILFICGGAFHGIDGVIKRRVGEKGLGFGAKITHKEERSVGELLAMTEPEDLMKFGMIPEFIGRLPMIATLNDLKEDDLVTILTIPKNALVKQYQKMFEIEKVKLTFTKEALRAIAREAMRRHSGARGLRAIMEDAMLEIMYDVPFREGVKECKITEQVITKHEPPQIVMEKEKKTA; this is encoded by the coding sequence GTGAAGAAGGAGCACCACGTCAACCTGTCCTGCTCGTTCTGCGGCAAGTCGCAGCGTGAGGTCCGGAAGCTCATCGCCGGACCCACGGTCTACATCTGCGACGAGTGCATCAAGCTGTGTAACGACATCATCGCGGACGAGAACGAACGCGAGGAGGGCAAGCCCCAGGTCAGCCTGCCCACGCCCTTGGAGATCAAGGCGTTCCTCGACGACTACGTCATCGGTCAGGACCAGGCGAAGAAGGTCCTCTCGGTCGCGGTCTACAACCACTACAAGCGCATCTACCAGAAGAAGCCCGCCGCGCGGCCACGCCCTGGCGTGAAGAGCCCCACCGGCGAGGAAGTGGAGCTGCAGAAGAGCAACATCCTGCTCATCGGCCCCACGGGTTCCGGCAAGACGCTGCTCGCCCAGTCCCTGGCGCGCTTCCTCAACGTCCCCTTCACCATCGCGGATGCCACCAGCCTCACCGAGGCCGGCTACGTGGGCGAGGACGTGGAGAACATCATCCAGAACCTGCTCCACAACGCCGACTACGACGTGGAGAAGGCGGCGCGCGGCATCGTCTACATCGACGAGATCGACAAGATCGCGCGCAAGGGTGACATGCCCAGCGCCACCCGCGACGTGGGCGGCGAGGGCGTGCAGCAGGCGCTCCTGAAGATCATCGAAGGCACCCGCGCCAACGTCACCCCGCGCGGTGGCAAGAAGTACAACCAGCAGGAGTACGTCCAGGTCGACACGACCAACATCCTCTTCATCTGCGGCGGTGCCTTCCACGGCATCGACGGCGTGATCAAGCGCCGCGTGGGTGAGAAGGGCCTGGGCTTCGGCGCGAAGATCACCCACAAGGAAGAGCGCAGCGTGGGTGAGCTGCTGGCGATGACGGAGCCGGAAGACCTGATGAAGTTCGGGATGATCCCGGAGTTCATCGGCCGTCTGCCGATGATCGCCACGCTCAACGACCTGAAGGAGGATGACCTCGTCACCATCCTCACGATCCCGAAGAACGCCCTGGTGAAGCAGTACCAGAAGATGTTCGAGATCGAGAAGGTGAAGCTCACCTTCACCAAGGAAGCGCTGCGCGCCATCGCCCGCGAGGCGATGCGCCGTCACTCCGGAGCGCGCGGCCTGCGCGCCATCATGGAGGACGCCATGCTGGAGATCATGTACGACGTGCCGTTCCGCGAGGGCGTCAAGGAGTGCAAGATCACCGAACAGGTGATCACCAAGCACGAGCCTCCGCAGATCGTCATGGAGAAGGAAAAGAAGACCGCCTGA
- the cysC gene encoding adenylyl-sulfate kinase gives MAPNTGFTLWLTGMSGTGKSTTAAYIAARLRQVGRNVEILDEGDLQNDLWAGIGDSKDERNTVVRRLGFVANLLSRNGVAALVPCVSPYKASREEVRRMVGKYVEVYVDCPTEKLIERDTTGRYKKALNGEIPNFIGITEPYEPPNSPEVTIYSDTESVEEGAAKIFQALLDLGLMSTDELKTITGKKMKANPLPKKARRDEDEEDPPVRMVGAKGAKTAKVAAPKADKGSKGAKARPATRAARVGKPAPAAKKAAKRKAK, from the coding sequence ATGGCCCCCAACACTGGCTTTACCCTCTGGCTGACCGGCATGTCCGGGACCGGAAAGAGCACCACGGCTGCCTACATCGCGGCCCGCCTCCGGCAGGTCGGGCGCAACGTGGAGATCCTCGACGAGGGCGATCTCCAGAACGACCTGTGGGCTGGCATCGGCGATTCCAAGGATGAGCGCAACACGGTGGTCCGCCGTCTGGGCTTCGTGGCCAACCTGCTGAGCCGCAATGGCGTGGCGGCGCTGGTTCCCTGCGTGAGCCCCTACAAGGCGAGCCGCGAGGAGGTGCGCCGCATGGTGGGCAAGTACGTGGAGGTCTACGTCGACTGCCCCACGGAGAAGCTCATCGAGCGGGACACCACCGGCCGCTACAAGAAGGCGCTCAACGGTGAGATCCCGAACTTCATCGGCATCACGGAACCGTACGAGCCGCCCAACTCGCCGGAGGTCACCATCTACTCCGACACGGAGTCGGTGGAGGAAGGCGCCGCGAAGATCTTCCAGGCGCTCCTGGACCTCGGCCTGATGTCCACGGACGAGCTGAAGACGATCACCGGCAAGAAGATGAAGGCCAACCCGCTGCCCAAGAAGGCCCGCCGCGACGAGGACGAAGAGGATCCTCCGGTTCGCATGGTGGGTGCCAAGGGCGCCAAGACGGCGAAGGTGGCGGCCCCCAAGGCGGACAAGGGCTCCAAGGGCGCCAAGGCGCGTCCGGCCACCCGCGCCGCCCGCGTGGGCAAGCCGGCCCCGGCCGCGAAGAAGGCCGCCAAGCGCAAGGCGAAGTAG
- a CDS encoding sulfurtransferase TusA family protein: MPDVTATLDITREVCPMTYVRTKLKLESLPPGTLLEVLLKGEEPLKNVPRSARDEGHEVVALEPRGDGTHRLLVRKHGT; encoded by the coding sequence ATGCCCGACGTGACGGCGACGTTGGACATCACCCGTGAGGTGTGTCCGATGACCTACGTGCGCACGAAGTTGAAGCTGGAGTCGCTGCCCCCTGGCACGTTGCTGGAGGTGCTGCTCAAGGGCGAGGAGCCCCTGAAGAACGTACCCCGGAGCGCGCGCGACGAGGGCCACGAGGTGGTGGCGCTGGAGCCGCGCGGCGATGGGACCCACAGGTTGCTGGTGCGAAAGCACGGGACGTGA
- a CDS encoding HesA/MoeB/ThiF family protein gives MALREDQILRYSRQILLRDVGGRGQEALLSGGARVDGLGASGLTATAYLAAGGTPVTGVGGLTMGPWSPGFLASARDVGRPVADVLAQVVPEVNPDAVGTPGGGLLAELPAAWSGEAPWVALGGDGLRGAVVFRSADGCVWCFGETVRHLGTPPDGPLGVALGALGALVFQRLRLGMGPSLGGRWLGAPGAVEELEPRRCSRCGAGKP, from the coding sequence ATGGCGCTGCGCGAGGATCAGATTCTCCGCTACTCCCGGCAGATCCTCCTGCGCGACGTAGGAGGGCGCGGCCAGGAGGCCCTGCTGTCGGGCGGCGCGCGCGTGGACGGGCTGGGCGCGTCCGGCCTCACCGCGACGGCGTACCTGGCGGCGGGCGGAACGCCGGTGACGGGCGTGGGCGGACTGACGATGGGGCCCTGGTCGCCGGGCTTCCTGGCCTCCGCGCGGGACGTGGGCCGGCCGGTGGCGGACGTGCTGGCCCAGGTGGTGCCGGAGGTGAACCCGGACGCGGTGGGCACGCCCGGCGGCGGCCTGCTCGCGGAGCTCCCCGCCGCGTGGAGCGGCGAGGCGCCCTGGGTCGCGCTGGGTGGTGACGGCCTGCGGGGCGCGGTGGTGTTCCGGAGCGCGGACGGGTGCGTCTGGTGCTTCGGGGAGACGGTGCGCCACCTGGGGACGCCGCCGGATGGCCCCCTGGGCGTGGCGCTGGGGGCGTTGGGCGCGCTGGTGTTCCAGCGGCTGCGCCTGGGGATGGGCCCGTCGCTGGGCGGCCGGTGGCTGGGCGCGCCAGGCGCGGTGGAGGAACTGGAGCCGCGCCGGTGCTCCCGCTGCGGTGCCGGGAAGCCCTGA
- a CDS encoding tRNA pseudouridine synthase A, producing the protein MEGPTVQDALEDALRQAGSPATVMPSGRTDRGVHARMQVISLRLDEDVPPAELPRRLSPFLSPDVGLCVAKRPPGSFHAQWSASGKEYRYRLTLGAPPAEAWRPYALDVATEGALQGGRAVTPERLEALLARAVGTRDFTAFHERSSPQKARTLASATLRERGGGLYEACLEGDGFARYQVRYLVGSALKVAAGLLSEEQWHAALDAGTSLAGFKAPAHGLVLWEVRYPSAVDPFGPVERLHPPGLPDSPPFTEAAPG; encoded by the coding sequence GTGGAGGGCCCGACCGTCCAGGACGCCCTGGAGGACGCGCTGCGGCAGGCCGGCTCGCCCGCGACGGTGATGCCGTCCGGCCGCACCGACCGGGGGGTCCATGCCCGGATGCAGGTCATCAGCCTGCGCCTGGATGAGGACGTGCCCCCTGCGGAGCTGCCCCGGCGGCTCTCTCCGTTCCTCTCCCCGGACGTGGGCCTGTGCGTCGCGAAGCGGCCGCCCGGGTCCTTCCATGCGCAGTGGAGCGCGAGCGGGAAGGAGTACCGCTACCGGCTGACGCTGGGCGCGCCTCCGGCGGAGGCGTGGCGGCCCTATGCGCTGGACGTGGCGACGGAGGGGGCACTCCAGGGCGGGCGCGCGGTGACGCCGGAGCGGCTGGAGGCGCTGCTGGCCCGCGCCGTGGGCACGCGGGACTTCACCGCGTTCCACGAGCGCTCCAGCCCCCAGAAGGCGCGCACGCTGGCGTCCGCCACCCTGCGCGAGCGGGGCGGTGGGCTGTACGAGGCGTGTCTGGAGGGTGATGGCTTCGCGCGCTACCAGGTGAGGTACCTGGTGGGCAGCGCGCTGAAGGTGGCCGCGGGGCTCCTGTCCGAGGAGCAGTGGCACGCGGCGTTGGATGCGGGCACGTCCCTGGCCGGCTTCAAGGCCCCGGCGCATGGGCTGGTGCTGTGGGAGGTCCGCTATCCTTCCGCGGTGGACCCTTTCGGGCCCGTCGAGCGCCTCCATCCGCCCGGGCTGCCCGACTCGCCTCCCTTCACAGAAGCGGCGCCGGGCTGA
- a CDS encoding Mov34/MPN/PAD-1 family protein, translating to MSGPAFPPEVVARMIHHLEAAWPQEGCGVILQGAGGAGEEGAFRVVPLPNVAPTPRVAYAFAPDAWLQVCLEADARRETLVCVFHSHVDTAATFSAEDRRRAAPAGIPLLPCVSYEVIAIHGGRATSAARFVWRDGDFQGVPIRLPDFRFEKPL from the coding sequence GTGAGCGGCCCCGCCTTCCCGCCGGAGGTCGTCGCCCGGATGATCCACCACCTGGAGGCCGCCTGGCCCCAGGAGGGCTGCGGCGTGATCCTCCAGGGGGCCGGTGGGGCAGGGGAGGAAGGTGCCTTCCGCGTCGTGCCGCTGCCCAACGTCGCGCCCACCCCCCGCGTCGCCTACGCCTTCGCCCCGGACGCGTGGCTCCAGGTCTGCCTGGAGGCGGACGCCCGGCGGGAAACGCTGGTCTGCGTCTTCCACTCACACGTCGACACCGCCGCCACCTTCTCCGCCGAGGACCGCCGGAGGGCTGCCCCGGCTGGCATCCCACTCTTGCCGTGCGTGTCGTATGAGGTGATCGCCATTCATGGAGGAAGGGCGACCTCCGCGGCCCGGTTTGTTTGGAGGGACGGCGATTTTCAGGGTGTTCCGATCCGCCTGCCGGATTTCAGGTTTGAAAAACCCTTGTAA
- a CDS encoding ribbon-helix-helix domain-containing protein, with amino-acid sequence MDMNPRLTSVVFRLNREKLDALKELSRATRIRQSEYLREAISDLLAKYEARFVD; translated from the coding sequence TTGGACATGAATCCCCGCCTCACCTCGGTCGTGTTTCGTCTCAACCGCGAGAAGCTGGATGCCCTGAAGGAGCTGTCGCGCGCCACGCGCATCCGTCAGAGCGAGTACCTGCGGGAGGCCATCTCGGACCTGCTGGCGAAGTACGAAGCGCGCTTCGTGGACTGA